A genomic segment from Pollutimonas thiosulfatoxidans encodes:
- a CDS encoding terminase, translating into MPIQQLLRTQWADYPRVHASGANFVVHLLTAPVFMAGTVAFFWGFCALSATLSLAGIAAMMAAVAAQGWGHKKETNPPAPFTSRSNALARIFFEQWVTFPRYVAYRAWWGRRT; encoded by the coding sequence ATGCCTATCCAACAGCTTCTGCGCACCCAATGGGCTGACTATCCTCGCGTACATGCCAGTGGCGCAAATTTCGTGGTGCACCTGCTGACCGCGCCGGTTTTCATGGCAGGTACGGTAGCGTTCTTCTGGGGCTTTTGTGCGCTTTCGGCCACGTTGTCGCTGGCGGGCATCGCGGCCATGATGGCAGCCGTCGCCGCACAGGGCTGGGGCCACAAGAAGGAAACCAACCCGCCTGCGCCCTTCACCAGCCGGTCGAACGCATTGGCGCGAATTTTTTTCGAACAATGGGTGACGTTTCCGCGGTATGTGGCGTATCGGGCCTGGTGGGGCCGGCGCACCTAA
- a CDS encoding heavy-metal-associated domain-containing protein produces MNKAVFNMEPFTCPSCIKKIESTLEKMDGVNDAKVLFNSGRVRVDFDGSKTSADALEDTIARLGYPVLSKKVS; encoded by the coding sequence ATGAACAAGGCCGTTTTCAACATGGAGCCCTTCACCTGTCCATCTTGCATCAAGAAAATCGAGAGCACCTTGGAAAAAATGGATGGTGTGAACGACGCCAAAGTATTGTTCAACTCCGGACGGGTTCGGGTGGACTTTGATGGGAGCAAAACCAGCGCCGACGCTCTCGAAGACACCATTGCCCGCTTGGGCTATCCGGTACTTTCAAAGAAAGTTTCTTAA
- a CDS encoding aspartate dehydrogenase: MRKLAIIGVGNICRQMVEVIAQGDQFSIAVLKRPSAAFTAGPGIGTVFADIDDLLAWKPDLIAEAAGQAAVSQYAATCLRQGIPFLVSSVGALADENLYKALCQAAQDGNTRLLIPSGAIGGLDYVRSAAMFDGAQVTYESRKPPSAWVPELAALGIEPTHVTEPLELFAGMADEAATRYPKNLNVAATLALAGVGMRNTKVRVIVDPNAPGNLHTIKVDGPAGSFELTIANKPSPDNPKTSWIVSRSLVVSIRRYFEPCWVG; encoded by the coding sequence TTGCGCAAACTAGCCATCATCGGCGTCGGCAACATCTGCCGGCAAATGGTCGAGGTCATTGCACAGGGCGATCAGTTTTCGATTGCCGTACTAAAAAGGCCAAGCGCTGCATTTACTGCCGGCCCCGGCATCGGAACCGTGTTCGCCGACATTGACGACTTGCTGGCGTGGAAGCCGGACCTGATTGCGGAAGCGGCCGGACAAGCTGCAGTAAGCCAATATGCCGCCACTTGTCTCCGGCAAGGTATTCCATTTTTAGTCTCGTCGGTGGGCGCTTTGGCGGATGAAAACTTGTACAAGGCCTTGTGTCAGGCAGCGCAAGACGGCAACACGCGGCTATTGATACCGTCAGGAGCCATAGGCGGACTGGACTATGTACGCAGCGCCGCCATGTTCGATGGCGCCCAGGTTACCTACGAATCGCGCAAACCGCCGTCCGCTTGGGTACCGGAACTTGCCGCCCTGGGCATAGAGCCTACCCATGTGACAGAGCCGCTGGAGCTTTTTGCCGGCATGGCAGACGAAGCCGCCACACGCTATCCCAAGAACTTGAATGTTGCGGCCACATTGGCGCTTGCTGGCGTAGGCATGCGCAACACGAAAGTGCGCGTTATCGTCGACCCCAATGCGCCTGGCAACCTGCACACCATCAAGGTGGATGGTCCGGCGGGCAGCTTTGAACTGACCATTGCAAATAAGCCTTCGCCTGACAATCCAAAAACATCATGGATCGTCTCCCGCAGTCTCGTCGTCTCGATACGGCGTTATTTCGAGCCGTGCTGGGTAGGTTGA
- a CDS encoding heavy metal translocating P-type ATPase, translating into MNQIKNAYIAGVTGLMLLTALILHAVDLSTAKDYVLIASTVVAGYFIAIKAFKALRMKAFSIELLVTIAVIGALIIGEYVESAVVTFLFIFGAYLETRTLEKTRSSLRELIDMTPTEATVIRPEGHIKVPVDDLQKNDRILVRAGEKIAVDGPIVSGQALIVEAAITGESVPASKSVGDRVFSGTILDNGHIEILAERVGDDTTFSQIIEMVEEAQESKTTTQKFLDRFANIYTPTIVILAILVYVFSSNVELALTFLVIACPGALVISAPVSMVAGIGNGARNGVLVKGGEIMEKLSKINLVIFDKTGTLTKGKPEVTEVKAWGLAENELLRLVAEAETVSEHHLGQTIVAAAKKRALPLSHQPQDARIVKGGGMVATVEGHKLLIGTRKLMADHGVAIDEASESYATGREKAGNTAILVAVDMRLAGVISVADQIKPEAKDAIRQLRDHGIERMLMLTGDNRHTAQLVGDELGLDAVHAELLPEDKVRWVNELKQQGYRVAMVGDGINDAPALASADVGLAMGVGGADISMEAADIVLMSDRLDQFAHAYDLAKATVRNMKQNTTLAVGTVVVLLAGVLLGKVFLASGMLVHELSVLIVTLNAVRLIRYRARSRKPLPVLKEQAA; encoded by the coding sequence ATGAATCAAATCAAAAATGCTTACATCGCCGGCGTGACAGGGCTGATGTTGCTCACCGCACTGATACTGCATGCGGTTGACCTGAGCACAGCTAAGGACTACGTATTGATCGCGTCCACGGTCGTGGCCGGCTACTTCATTGCCATCAAGGCCTTCAAGGCCCTGCGCATGAAAGCCTTCAGTATCGAGCTGCTCGTAACGATAGCCGTCATAGGCGCCCTGATCATCGGCGAGTATGTTGAATCGGCGGTCGTCACCTTTCTCTTCATATTCGGCGCCTATCTTGAGACACGGACGCTGGAGAAGACACGATCGTCTTTGCGCGAACTGATCGACATGACGCCCACCGAAGCCACCGTTATTCGGCCGGAAGGCCATATCAAAGTTCCGGTTGATGATCTGCAGAAAAATGATCGGATTCTTGTTCGTGCCGGAGAGAAGATTGCCGTGGACGGCCCTATCGTTTCAGGCCAGGCGCTTATCGTAGAGGCTGCGATTACCGGAGAATCAGTGCCGGCAAGCAAGTCGGTCGGCGACCGCGTGTTCAGCGGCACCATACTGGATAACGGCCACATCGAGATCCTGGCCGAAAGGGTGGGCGACGACACGACCTTCTCGCAAATTATCGAAATGGTGGAAGAAGCGCAGGAATCAAAAACCACGACACAGAAATTTCTGGATCGGTTCGCCAACATCTACACGCCCACCATCGTGATTCTTGCGATCCTGGTCTACGTCTTCTCCAGCAATGTCGAACTGGCTTTGACTTTTCTTGTCATTGCTTGCCCCGGTGCGCTGGTTATTTCGGCGCCGGTATCCATGGTGGCCGGTATTGGTAACGGCGCGCGTAACGGCGTCCTGGTCAAGGGAGGCGAGATCATGGAGAAGTTATCCAAGATCAACTTGGTGATCTTCGACAAGACCGGCACCTTAACCAAGGGCAAACCCGAGGTCACCGAAGTGAAGGCCTGGGGGCTTGCCGAGAACGAACTCTTGCGTTTAGTGGCTGAGGCCGAAACGGTGTCGGAACACCACCTGGGGCAAACCATTGTTGCAGCGGCAAAGAAGCGCGCGCTTCCCTTGAGTCATCAGCCGCAAGATGCCCGTATCGTCAAGGGGGGTGGCATGGTGGCCACCGTGGAAGGCCACAAGCTGCTTATTGGCACTCGCAAACTGATGGCCGACCATGGGGTGGCAATCGACGAGGCATCCGAGTCGTATGCAACTGGGCGAGAGAAGGCCGGCAACACCGCCATCCTGGTCGCTGTCGACATGCGCCTGGCTGGCGTGATCTCCGTAGCTGACCAAATCAAGCCGGAAGCCAAGGACGCAATCAGACAGCTTCGCGATCATGGAATCGAAAGGATGTTGATGCTAACTGGGGATAACCGCCATACCGCTCAGTTGGTGGGCGACGAGTTAGGCCTGGATGCTGTCCATGCCGAGCTTCTGCCTGAAGACAAGGTGCGCTGGGTAAATGAATTGAAGCAGCAAGGCTATCGTGTGGCCATGGTGGGCGATGGCATCAACGACGCGCCGGCGCTGGCCTCGGCCGACGTGGGTCTGGCCATGGGCGTGGGCGGGGCGGACATCTCGATGGAGGCCGCCGATATCGTGCTGATGTCGGACAGGCTGGACCAATTTGCGCATGCCTACGACCTTGCCAAGGCCACCGTTCGCAACATGAAGCAGAACACCACTTTGGCCGTTGGAACCGTGGTCGTGCTGTTGGCGGGGGTGCTGCTGGGCAAGGTGTTCCTGGCTTCAGGCATGCTAGTCCACGAGCTGAGCGTGCTGATCGTGACGCTGAATGCGGTTAGACTGATACGCTATCGCGCCCGGTCAAGGAAGCCCTTGCCAGTTCTTAAGGAGCAAGCCGCATGA
- a CDS encoding 3-deoxy-D-arabino-heptulosonate 7-phosphate synthase, translating into MSWALVTANGRPSLLDHILRSVPRRYRLPPLPDAASPESIANTATALAIAIEQARIALAGGKKPDPLVKRHFVDALARLIDAAMRTDSGDPAFQAMVLRHQAATVREYASLSAHADSDRRQLHAAVNAIAHPAKLQQLAPGPQRDALAQVHNLATTAAWSALSEAVQGHALMPETEHDSQLQQGLQRLLGSPALERLQRLQALSCDQLVLQYQSLWDSNGPRPGSAAAAAQGSASQKRGATGEALATQAIEALARRLNEAESDHASYRVVTSLLVPPSIPASAERAKSEWDVVLLRQPAAADAQDGWDACLLVEAKASVDAASTDLPRLLRGVRLLAHAQQDESYAFESRQGTVHLCGGALKILSTDEAELARTVLYCCAADAEASTRLLGAASRMQLLSAAASLDYASALKSGRAANAAGLATVWDELLESPQWRPVLNQYPMLRQARELMVNPADLLATIERSFDPTDA; encoded by the coding sequence ATGTCATGGGCATTGGTTACCGCTAACGGGCGCCCCTCTTTGCTGGATCACATACTGCGCAGCGTCCCGCGCCGTTATCGCTTGCCGCCACTACCCGATGCGGCATCCCCAGAGTCCATCGCAAATACTGCGACAGCGCTGGCAATTGCCATTGAACAAGCCCGTATCGCACTCGCGGGCGGCAAGAAGCCCGATCCACTAGTCAAGCGCCATTTTGTCGATGCCCTGGCACGGTTGATCGATGCAGCGATGCGCACCGATTCAGGAGACCCTGCCTTCCAGGCCATGGTGCTCCGGCACCAGGCGGCAACGGTGCGCGAGTATGCGTCACTGTCCGCCCACGCCGATAGCGATCGCCGTCAGCTCCATGCTGCTGTTAACGCCATCGCGCATCCGGCCAAGCTACAACAGCTCGCGCCTGGGCCACAACGCGACGCTCTGGCTCAAGTGCACAATCTTGCTACCACCGCAGCCTGGTCAGCGCTGTCAGAAGCCGTACAAGGCCATGCCCTTATGCCAGAAACGGAGCACGATTCGCAACTCCAGCAAGGCTTGCAACGACTGCTGGGCAGTCCTGCACTGGAACGCTTGCAGCGCCTGCAAGCTCTGTCCTGCGACCAGCTCGTGCTTCAGTACCAATCGCTCTGGGACAGCAATGGCCCCCGCCCCGGAAGCGCCGCCGCAGCCGCTCAGGGTTCCGCTTCGCAAAAACGCGGCGCTACCGGCGAAGCGCTGGCGACACAGGCGATTGAAGCACTGGCCCGGCGGCTTAACGAGGCCGAGAGTGATCATGCGTCGTACCGCGTCGTAACTTCGCTGCTTGTGCCGCCATCCATACCTGCGAGCGCCGAGCGGGCCAAGAGTGAGTGGGATGTTGTTCTGCTTAGACAGCCAGCGGCCGCTGATGCACAGGATGGCTGGGATGCTTGCCTGCTTGTGGAAGCCAAGGCATCGGTGGATGCTGCAAGCACCGATCTTCCACGGCTGCTGCGCGGTGTGCGCCTGCTGGCACATGCACAGCAAGATGAATCGTACGCGTTCGAGTCACGGCAAGGAACCGTACATCTGTGCGGTGGCGCGTTAAAGATACTAAGCACGGACGAGGCGGAGCTGGCGAGAACAGTTCTGTATTGTTGTGCTGCCGATGCCGAGGCCAGTACCCGGCTGCTGGGCGCTGCCAGCCGGATGCAGCTTCTGTCGGCCGCGGCTAGCCTGGATTACGCGAGCGCCTTGAAGTCTGGACGCGCGGCAAATGCAGCAGGCTTGGCGACTGTTTGGGATGAGTTACTGGAATCGCCCCAATGGCGCCCTGTGCTTAACCAGTACCCGATGCTGCGCCAGGCCAGAGAACTGATGGTGAATCCCGCCGACCTGTTGGCCACCATCGAGCGCAGCTTCGATCCAACCGACGCCTAA
- a CDS encoding FMN-dependent NADH-azoreductase, with protein MSASLKDKSVVLHIDASPRGGESFSRRAADVFLRDLQHRQPDLVVDRLSLWNETLPDFSADALAAKYAVLGKREHRSNEARAWNCIRRLIMRLDDSAKIVLSTPMWNLSVPYPLKHYIDLITQPGLSFRFEPGLGYTPLLRDRPVMVIVASAGDFSLGTDWGRPDLASTYLKQALRFIGLASSQCVAVGPTAGEPALIEAAEQRAHAKLRAAAGTF; from the coding sequence ATGAGTGCCTCTTTGAAAGACAAATCCGTGGTTCTACATATTGATGCGTCCCCTCGTGGCGGGGAGTCCTTTTCACGCCGGGCAGCCGACGTGTTCTTACGAGATCTTCAACACCGCCAACCCGACTTGGTGGTCGATAGGCTGTCGCTGTGGAATGAAACTTTGCCCGACTTTTCTGCAGACGCCTTGGCTGCCAAGTACGCCGTACTTGGCAAGCGCGAGCATCGATCCAATGAGGCACGGGCGTGGAACTGCATCCGACGGCTAATAATGCGCCTGGATGACAGCGCGAAAATCGTGCTCTCTACACCGATGTGGAATCTTTCCGTGCCGTATCCGCTGAAGCACTACATTGACCTAATCACACAGCCGGGCTTGAGTTTCCGATTTGAGCCGGGTCTAGGCTATACGCCCTTGCTTCGGGATCGGCCCGTGATGGTAATTGTGGCAAGCGCAGGTGACTTTTCATTGGGCACAGATTGGGGGCGCCCAGACCTGGCGAGCACCTACTTAAAACAGGCGTTGCGGTTTATAGGCCTTGCCAGCAGTCAATGCGTCGCTGTTGGGCCGACGGCCGGGGAGCCTGCGCTAATTGAGGCAGCTGAGCAGCGCGCGCATGCAAAGCTACGTGCCGCCGCTGGCACATTCTAG
- a CDS encoding CBS domain-containing protein — translation MTLIQSILPAAGKRLVTMQHASPLVEAARLLSEMNTNLVVVCNPEGRMFGVVTKSDVVKQISHCQGCSCTTMVSDVMTKDVIACQPEQSLYDVWLVMKDKGLKQIPVANHASEPLGLLYASEALEVLMKEAEYQELLLRDYVMGIGYR, via the coding sequence ATGACACTGATTCAATCAATACTACCCGCTGCCGGTAAACGCCTGGTTACGATGCAACATGCGTCACCCTTGGTGGAAGCGGCCCGGCTGTTAAGCGAGATGAACACCAATCTGGTCGTCGTGTGCAACCCAGAGGGCCGCATGTTTGGTGTCGTGACGAAAAGCGATGTCGTAAAGCAGATCAGCCATTGCCAAGGATGTAGCTGCACCACGATGGTTTCCGACGTCATGACCAAAGACGTCATTGCCTGCCAGCCGGAGCAAAGCCTGTATGACGTGTGGCTGGTAATGAAGGACAAAGGCCTGAAGCAGATACCCGTTGCCAACCATGCCTCCGAGCCCCTGGGGCTGCTATATGCCAGCGAAGCGTTGGAGGTGCTGATGAAAGAGGCCGAGTACCAGGAACTGCTGCTGCGCGACTATGTCATGGGCATTGGTTACCGCTAA
- a CDS encoding DMT family transporter, with protein MSTVSLAWLYLIVSGLLDVAWAYSIKKTIGFQHLGWNLISLLLLAAFVYLLSKALTLLPLSAAYAVWTAIGIIGSVLVGVVLFHEHLSIARLVFLALVLIGIIGIRLT; from the coding sequence ATGTCCACAGTATCGTTGGCTTGGCTTTACTTGATTGTGTCCGGGCTCCTGGACGTGGCCTGGGCGTACTCCATCAAGAAAACGATTGGCTTTCAGCATTTGGGTTGGAATTTGATTTCACTTCTTTTGCTGGCTGCCTTTGTCTACTTGCTGAGCAAGGCACTGACCCTGCTGCCCCTAAGCGCGGCCTATGCCGTCTGGACCGCTATCGGGATTATCGGCTCGGTTCTGGTCGGTGTCGTGTTGTTCCACGAGCATTTGAGCATCGCGCGCTTGGTATTTCTTGCGCTTGTGCTGATAGGAATCATAGGTATTCGGCTTACTTGA
- a CDS encoding TetR/AcrR family transcriptional regulator: MLKEGIALIQDSGPEGLTLRKLAERLGVSAMAPYRHYPNKESLLAAIAADGFQQLKTRLEAAEQSSSTASSPLLAEGIAYVQFALDCPAIFRLMFGATRPQGQYAELDAARTGAFDVLLRQIPGTATSNERAAKARGCWALVHGLALLLLDGLLQVPEGVAPAAWLTEVIGSTVTKKGGTTCAN; encoded by the coding sequence TTGCTGAAAGAGGGAATTGCCCTCATCCAGGACAGCGGCCCCGAAGGTCTTACGCTGCGCAAGCTCGCGGAGCGCCTCGGCGTGTCCGCCATGGCACCGTATCGCCATTATCCAAACAAGGAGTCGCTTCTTGCAGCGATTGCGGCTGACGGTTTCCAGCAGCTAAAGACACGGCTAGAAGCTGCGGAACAGTCATCGTCAACAGCAAGCTCCCCCCTACTGGCTGAAGGCATCGCCTATGTGCAGTTCGCGTTGGACTGCCCGGCGATCTTTCGGCTGATGTTTGGCGCCACGCGGCCCCAGGGCCAGTATGCGGAGTTGGACGCCGCCCGGACTGGCGCTTTCGACGTTTTACTGCGCCAGATTCCTGGCACTGCTACGTCGAACGAGCGCGCTGCGAAGGCGCGCGGGTGCTGGGCGCTGGTGCATGGTCTGGCCTTGTTGTTGTTGGACGGTTTGTTGCAGGTGCCAGAAGGTGTGGCGCCCGCGGCCTGGCTTACGGAAGTTATAGGCAGTACCGTTACCAAGAAAGGAGGAACAACTTGCGCAAACTAG
- a CDS encoding Crp/Fnr family transcriptional regulator, with product MICTPGPNNAATHDERTHALCVSRVPIFNHLPHEALAVIAGKATMRSYGSGEVIHRSGDPSEQLFIVHQGKVKVYRLSEGGKEQLVRILLPGNFIGELALFSATDHDSYAETMQPSMICTIQRADIRDLLLSYPDISLHVLAELSRRLGVSEKQTAVIATEPVTTRIALYLADLADQGDTCTFSLPMARKDLASFLGTTPETISRKFGDFEQAGIIRQMGPRKIAILDLDALLLV from the coding sequence ATGATCTGCACTCCAGGCCCCAACAACGCCGCGACGCACGACGAGCGCACACATGCGCTATGTGTATCGCGCGTACCTATCTTCAACCATCTGCCTCACGAAGCGCTTGCTGTCATAGCCGGCAAAGCAACCATGCGCAGCTACGGCAGTGGTGAAGTCATTCATCGCAGCGGGGATCCTTCCGAGCAGCTGTTCATCGTCCATCAAGGAAAGGTGAAGGTGTATCGGCTGTCGGAAGGCGGGAAAGAACAGCTTGTCCGCATCTTGCTACCCGGCAATTTCATTGGCGAACTGGCGCTGTTCTCGGCCACCGATCACGACTCCTATGCCGAAACCATGCAGCCTTCAATGATCTGCACCATACAGCGGGCCGATATCCGTGATCTCTTGCTTAGCTACCCCGACATCAGTCTGCATGTGCTGGCAGAGTTATCCAGGCGCCTGGGCGTCAGCGAGAAGCAAACAGCGGTCATCGCTACCGAGCCTGTCACGACCCGTATCGCCCTGTACCTGGCAGACCTCGCAGACCAAGGGGATACCTGTACGTTCAGCCTGCCCATGGCACGCAAGGACCTGGCGTCGTTTCTAGGAACGACGCCAGAAACCATCAGCCGCAAGTTCGGCGACTTTGAGCAGGCTGGCATCATCCGGCAGATGGGGCCCCGCAAGATCGCCATTCTGGATCTGGACGCGCTGCTGCTCGTCTAG